One segment of Corynebacterium caspium DSM 44850 DNA contains the following:
- a CDS encoding DHH family phosphoesterase has translation MGSTPAVSALVDLETIGSVFQAANTIAVIGHIRPDADAIGSIAAVVSGARFLGKEANGYIGQRTAIAENLLTIPGAAEIEIVEQFPKEPDLIVVVDCGDAGRVGRLGPELEKYRHKVAVLDHHSSNSGFGAWNYIDVAAESTTVIVSQLLKYLKVPLTTAIAHQLYAGLVTDTGSFRWGSSYMHEMAISLMQYGIDIRQIASDLISGVSASDLNIIGEILQKAEILPIVDYPIVFLTIKNSLYTQLSDSAIETIVDFGSSVQGTEIGVVLKEVKPARWSVSLRSSSCDIAQLAEIMGGGGHRAAAAFIATGTAQEVRTRLQMGLENWLTGDLQ, from the coding sequence GTGGGCAGCACCCCAGCCGTTTCTGCACTAGTGGATTTGGAAACCATTGGCAGTGTTTTCCAAGCTGCAAATACCATTGCGGTGATCGGACATATTCGTCCTGATGCCGATGCTATCGGTTCCATAGCAGCTGTAGTTTCTGGTGCCCGTTTCCTTGGCAAAGAAGCAAATGGTTATATCGGCCAGCGCACTGCCATAGCTGAAAACCTGTTGACCATTCCTGGGGCTGCGGAAATTGAAATAGTAGAGCAATTTCCTAAAGAGCCAGATCTAATAGTGGTGGTTGACTGTGGAGATGCCGGAAGAGTAGGGCGCCTGGGGCCTGAGTTAGAGAAATATCGTCATAAAGTAGCGGTTTTAGATCATCACAGTTCAAACTCTGGGTTTGGAGCTTGGAATTATATAGATGTGGCAGCTGAATCAACCACCGTTATAGTTTCCCAATTGCTCAAATACCTAAAAGTGCCGCTCACTACAGCTATTGCCCATCAACTTTATGCTGGCCTGGTTACTGATACTGGCAGTTTTCGGTGGGGTAGTAGTTATATGCACGAAATGGCGATATCGCTGATGCAATACGGCATTGATATCCGTCAAATTGCAAGCGATTTAATTTCAGGTGTGAGCGCAAGTGATCTAAATATTATTGGGGAGATACTACAAAAGGCAGAAATTTTGCCGATAGTTGACTACCCAATCGTTTTTCTAACTATTAAAAACTCGCTATATACACAGCTATCAGACTCAGCTATAGAAACCATTGTTGATTTTGGCAGTTCGGTGCAGGGAACCGAAATTGGGGTAGTGCTAAAAGAAGTTAAACCAGCGCGGTGGTCAGTTTCACTACGAAGCAGTAGCTGCGATATTGCGCAATTAGCCGAAATAATGGGCGGCGGAGGACACCGCGCTGCCGCCGCTTTTATTGCTACCGGAACTGCGCAAGAAGTACGTACACGGCTTCAGATGGGCTTAGAAAATTGGTTGACAGGAGACCTACAATAG
- a CDS encoding MATE family efflux transporter, protein MSTEVSARKIFSLAGPALGVLAASPLYLLLDTAVVGRLGGFELAALGAGTTIHSMVTSQLTFLIYGTTARASRLYGQGKRDAAVAEGVQSTWVGITVGLGLMAIMMLGAPSFAQWLTGDPIVAAETAKWLRVAAIAIPLTLTIMAGNGWLRGVQDTRSPLLYTLAGVIPMAILVPLLVQHMGLVGSAVANVLGMGIVSCCFLIRLFKEHRGSWRPRKDVIINQLQMGRDLIVRSLSFQVAFLSAAAVAARFGTSSLAAHQVLLQLWNFLSMVLDSLAIAAQTLTGAALGGGSILVARAVGLKVTRYSTIFAAGLAVILALGSPFIPHIFTTDAGVLETIAGPWWLLVGLVVLGGVVFALDGVLLGAGDAAYLRNSTIAAVVCGFLPGVWIAYVLKAGLTGVWCGLVAFLFARLVFVSWRFHSMRWAKISDAD, encoded by the coding sequence ATGTCGACCGAGGTATCCGCGCGCAAGATTTTTTCCTTGGCTGGGCCGGCATTGGGAGTACTAGCAGCCTCTCCGCTATATCTGCTCCTAGATACCGCGGTGGTAGGAAGGCTTGGAGGTTTCGAATTAGCTGCTCTAGGTGCAGGTACCACCATTCATTCCATGGTTACCTCTCAATTAACTTTCCTAATTTATGGCACCACAGCGCGCGCCTCGCGTCTCTATGGGCAAGGTAAACGTGATGCTGCAGTGGCTGAAGGGGTGCAATCCACCTGGGTGGGAATCACCGTCGGTTTAGGCTTAATGGCCATAATGATGCTTGGGGCCCCAAGCTTTGCCCAATGGTTAACCGGAGATCCAATAGTTGCTGCTGAAACCGCCAAATGGTTAAGAGTTGCAGCTATTGCAATCCCCCTAACATTGACCATTATGGCAGGTAATGGCTGGTTAAGAGGGGTACAAGATACCCGATCTCCCTTGCTTTATACCCTTGCCGGGGTAATTCCTATGGCCATATTAGTTCCCCTTTTAGTACAGCATATGGGTTTGGTGGGATCCGCAGTGGCCAATGTGTTGGGAATGGGGATTGTGAGCTGCTGCTTTCTTATTAGATTATTTAAAGAGCACCGCGGTTCCTGGCGTCCGCGTAAAGATGTAATTATTAATCAATTACAAATGGGTCGAGATCTAATAGTTCGCTCGCTTTCTTTCCAAGTAGCCTTCCTCTCAGCAGCAGCAGTAGCCGCACGTTTTGGCACTTCCTCTTTGGCAGCCCACCAAGTACTGCTGCAATTATGGAATTTCCTCAGCATGGTTCTAGATTCCCTCGCGATTGCTGCACAAACCCTAACCGGAGCTGCTTTAGGCGGTGGCTCAATTTTGGTCGCGCGCGCTGTCGGACTAAAAGTCACCCGATATTCCACGATCTTTGCAGCTGGTTTAGCGGTGATCCTGGCCTTAGGTAGCCCCTTTATTCCACATATTTTCACCACTGATGCAGGCGTTTTAGAAACCATTGCTGGCCCGTGGTGGCTCCTGGTGGGCTTAGTCGTTTTAGGCGGCGTAGTCTTTGCCCTCGATGGGGTCTTGCTAGGTGCTGGCGATGCCGCATATTTAAGAAATAGCACTATAGCTGCCGTAGTTTGCGGTTTCCTGCCTGGAGTGTGGATAGCTTATGTTCTCAAAGCCGGATTAACTGGCGTATGGTGCGGATTAGTGGCCTTTCTATTTGCCCGTTTAGTATTTGTAAGCTGGCGCTTCCATTCCATGCGCTGGGCTAAAATTAGCGATGCAGATTAG
- a CDS encoding 4'-phosphopantetheinyl transferase family protein, giving the protein MLDSSFFPANAAFCSLRTVANPEPDELNLDNYRSLHPLEQAIVRHSVPRRKAEFGDARWCAHQALKELGQTEYQPILRGPRGMPLWPAGFTGSMTHTEGFRAAVVCPTTSVASIGLDAEPNEPLPVELVDSIARPGEKAQLERMCQEGIPYPERLLFCAKEATYKAWFPLTQTWLGFEDAEIDLRCDGTLISYILARPTPVPFISGNWAIRDGYIIATTTVEKVLSPSYLPL; this is encoded by the coding sequence ATGCTAGATAGCTCATTTTTTCCTGCTAATGCCGCGTTTTGTTCTCTGCGCACGGTAGCTAATCCCGAACCAGATGAGCTCAATTTGGATAATTACCGCTCCTTGCACCCTTTAGAGCAAGCGATAGTGCGCCATTCCGTACCGCGGCGTAAGGCTGAATTTGGTGATGCGCGCTGGTGTGCACACCAAGCTCTCAAAGAATTAGGCCAAACTGAGTATCAACCTATTTTGCGCGGACCTCGAGGAATGCCGCTGTGGCCTGCAGGCTTTACGGGCTCAATGACCCATACTGAGGGCTTTCGGGCAGCCGTTGTATGTCCTACTACCTCAGTTGCCTCAATTGGTTTAGATGCGGAACCAAATGAGCCTTTGCCAGTGGAATTAGTAGATTCGATTGCCAGACCTGGGGAGAAAGCGCAATTAGAAAGAATGTGTCAAGAAGGCATTCCTTATCCAGAACGTTTACTCTTTTGTGCTAAAGAGGCCACCTATAAGGCCTGGTTTCCTTTAACCCAAACCTGGTTAGGTTTTGAGGATGCGGAAATAGATTTACGCTGTGATGGCACCTTAATTTCCTATATTTTAGCTCGACCTACACCAGTGCCTTTTATCTCTGGAAACTGGGCTATTCGCGATGGTTATATAATTGCCACCACTACTGTGGAAAAAGTGCTTTCACCCAGTTATTTGCCGCTTTAA
- the truB gene encoding tRNA pseudouridine(55) synthase TruB codes for MTTTPQSIIDRSGLIVIDKPAGLTSHDVVSVVRRAMGTKKVGHAGTLDPAATGVLVLGIERGTRFLAHLVTATKSYAATIRLGAATHTDDAEGETIFTATPATLAAVSAAQIAAEVAKLTGDIMQRPTAVSAIKINGKRAHELVRLGEKVDIPARPVTVSRFEVLSIDSDLSAGWIDLKVEVDCSSGTYIRALARDLGEALGVGGHLTALRRTKLGDFNSREALTLAQLKENPQLSLSLDEALIRCFPVLEVSASEGADLAMGKWLEPRGLHGVYAAVDPAGHAIALIQEKGKRLATIFVARPSTL; via the coding sequence ATGACCACTACACCCCAGTCCATTATTGACCGCTCCGGATTAATAGTTATTGATAAACCTGCCGGCTTGACCTCTCATGATGTGGTCAGTGTGGTGCGCCGTGCAATGGGGACCAAAAAAGTGGGACACGCTGGCACTTTAGACCCTGCAGCTACCGGCGTTTTAGTGCTAGGAATTGAGCGAGGAACCCGATTTTTAGCCCACTTAGTTACCGCCACTAAGTCCTACGCGGCAACTATTCGCTTGGGGGCTGCCACCCATACCGACGATGCTGAAGGTGAAACTATTTTCACTGCTACCCCAGCAACTCTCGCCGCAGTATCTGCTGCCCAAATTGCTGCGGAAGTCGCCAAACTCACTGGGGATATTATGCAACGTCCCACTGCAGTTTCGGCAATAAAAATCAATGGTAAACGCGCCCACGAGTTAGTGCGTTTAGGTGAAAAAGTAGATATTCCTGCCCGGCCAGTAACTGTTAGTCGCTTTGAGGTTTTAAGCATTGATTCTGATTTAAGCGCTGGCTGGATTGATCTTAAAGTCGAGGTAGATTGTTCCTCTGGCACTTATATTCGGGCACTAGCTAGAGATTTAGGGGAAGCTTTAGGAGTAGGCGGGCATCTAACGGCCTTGCGTAGAACTAAACTTGGTGATTTTAATAGCAGGGAAGCGCTAACTTTAGCGCAGCTAAAAGAAAATCCGCAGCTTTCTTTGAGCCTGGATGAAGCGCTTATAAGATGCTTCCCCGTATTAGAAGTTAGCGCTAGTGAAGGCGCAGATTTAGCTATGGGCAAATGGCTGGAACCACGGGGTCTGCACGGAGTTTATGCTGCTGTCGACCCAGCTGGCCACGCCATTGCCTTAATTCAGGAAAAGGGCAAACGTTTAGCTACTATTTTTGTGGCCAGACCCTCAACTTTATAA
- the dapB gene encoding 4-hydroxy-tetrahydrodipicolinate reductase, protein MSIKVGVLGAKGRVGSTMVAGVEAAPDLELVAAIDHGDDLQELVSAGAEVVIDFTVPKAVMGNLKFCIDNGIHAVVGTTGFDEERLAQVRTWCAAAKQPVSVLIAPNFAVSAVLTMYFSKIAAKYFESAEVIELHHPNKLDAPSGTAMHTAAVIAQARKEAGLGEVPDATDQSLAGARGAVIDGVHVHAVRMSGMNAHEEVIFGTQGQTLIIKQDSYDRTSFVPGVLLGVREVAKYPGLTVGLDKFLGLQ, encoded by the coding sequence ATGAGTATTAAAGTTGGGGTACTAGGAGCTAAAGGCCGCGTCGGGTCGACTATGGTAGCCGGGGTGGAAGCTGCCCCAGATCTAGAGCTAGTAGCTGCAATTGATCACGGCGATGACCTCCAAGAGCTAGTCTCTGCAGGAGCTGAGGTAGTAATTGATTTCACCGTGCCTAAAGCCGTAATGGGAAATCTAAAGTTTTGCATTGATAATGGTATTCATGCCGTCGTTGGAACTACTGGTTTCGATGAGGAGCGGCTAGCACAAGTACGCACCTGGTGTGCAGCGGCAAAGCAGCCAGTGAGTGTACTGATTGCTCCTAATTTTGCAGTTTCTGCCGTGCTAACTATGTATTTCTCTAAAATTGCTGCGAAGTATTTTGAGTCTGCAGAAGTAATCGAATTACATCATCCCAATAAATTAGATGCCCCTTCTGGCACAGCTATGCATACTGCTGCAGTTATTGCGCAGGCTCGAAAGGAAGCTGGGCTAGGGGAAGTTCCTGATGCAACCGATCAGAGCTTAGCGGGTGCCCGGGGGGCCGTAATCGATGGAGTGCATGTGCACGCAGTGCGGATGAGTGGCATGAATGCTCATGAGGAAGTAATTTTTGGCACCCAAGGACAAACTCTAATAATTAAGCAAGATTCCTATGACCGCACCTCTTTTGTGCCTGGGGTGCTGCTAGGGGTGCGGGAAGTGGCTAAATATCCCGGACTGACCGTCGGACTGGATAAATTCTTGGGACTTCAATAG
- a CDS encoding metallophosphoesterase family protein codes for MNTAAKVPRRLWAVADLHAAIKPNRERLAELRPPNPRDWLIVAGDVAERTERVIDVLERLARRYEQVIWVPGNHELFSRSTDTCQGRDKYQELVDACRRIGVLSPEDSYAVFGGVTIVPLFTLYDYSFRIAGLSVEDALEQARNKGVVMTDEVAIAPFVDIRAWCWDRLTYSIRRLSKISGPTILINHWPLVQEPTMSLRYSELALWCGTRHTRSWPVRYEALKVIYGHLHMPRRLVIDGIEHIDTSLGYPREWRNRSNHQPWPYPVLEIGADGHAR; via the coding sequence ATGAATACCGCAGCTAAAGTTCCACGTCGATTGTGGGCAGTGGCAGATTTACACGCTGCTATTAAACCGAATCGAGAAAGGTTGGCAGAACTAAGGCCTCCTAATCCTCGAGATTGGCTCATAGTAGCCGGCGATGTTGCAGAGCGAACTGAACGCGTCATCGATGTTTTAGAACGCTTAGCAAGACGCTATGAACAAGTGATCTGGGTTCCTGGGAATCATGAGCTTTTTAGCCGCAGTACAGATACTTGCCAAGGCCGGGATAAATATCAAGAGCTAGTAGATGCCTGCCGGCGCATCGGGGTACTTAGCCCTGAAGATTCATATGCTGTATTTGGTGGGGTAACTATTGTTCCACTATTTACTCTTTATGATTACAGCTTTCGGATTGCTGGATTAAGCGTGGAAGATGCGCTAGAACAAGCTCGTAATAAAGGGGTGGTAATGACCGATGAAGTTGCCATTGCCCCCTTTGTAGATATTCGGGCCTGGTGTTGGGATCGTTTAACTTATTCAATCCGAAGATTATCTAAAATTAGTGGTCCAACTATTCTCATAAATCATTGGCCTTTAGTACAAGAACCTACTATGTCTTTGCGCTATTCAGAATTAGCCCTTTGGTGCGGTACCCGGCACACTCGCAGCTGGCCGGTGCGATATGAAGCTCTTAAAGTAATTTATGGGCATCTACATATGCCGCGTCGCTTAGTGATAGATGGAATCGAACATATTGATACTTCATTGGGATATCCTCGGGAGTGGCGAAATCGTAGTAACCACCAACCTTGGCCTTATCCGGTCTTAGAGATTGGAGCAGATGGCCATGCTAGATAG
- a CDS encoding bifunctional riboflavin kinase/FAD synthetase — protein sequence MEIWHGQAAVPSDISGSVLTIGVFDGLHRGHQELISQAVTRAKELGLPAIMVTFDPHPVAVFLPQQGPAQLTTMPQRLAYAEKLGIDKVLIIDFTRELAGLSPQHYYSALIQDTLKARAVYVGENFTFGKDSAGTAETLQELGDNAGIETHIVGLVAEEDEVLCSSLVRKYLDATDVVGASWVLGRPFSVTAKIVHGAGRGGKTLGFPTANQYFPETVALPADGVYAGWITITDSGPIEGTMEAGKRYMAAVSVGTNPTFGADPHSVESFVIGQEANLYGHTATVEFIDFLRPMTKFSSIDELIATINCDVQQATEILKRSSD from the coding sequence GTGGAAATCTGGCATGGACAAGCAGCAGTCCCTTCGGACATCTCTGGAAGTGTATTAACAATTGGTGTTTTTGATGGTTTGCATAGAGGCCATCAAGAGTTAATTAGTCAGGCGGTGACAAGAGCCAAAGAGCTGGGATTACCAGCGATAATGGTTACTTTTGACCCACATCCAGTAGCGGTATTTTTGCCGCAACAAGGCCCAGCTCAGCTCACTACTATGCCGCAAAGGCTGGCATATGCTGAGAAGTTGGGTATCGATAAAGTACTAATTATTGACTTCACCAGGGAGCTCGCTGGGCTATCTCCGCAGCATTATTACTCAGCGCTTATTCAAGACACACTTAAAGCGCGGGCTGTATATGTGGGAGAAAATTTTACCTTTGGTAAAGATAGCGCTGGTACTGCGGAAACTCTCCAAGAATTAGGGGATAACGCCGGTATTGAAACTCATATTGTGGGTTTAGTTGCTGAAGAAGATGAGGTACTTTGCTCTTCTTTAGTGCGTAAATACCTAGATGCTACTGATGTTGTAGGTGCTAGTTGGGTGCTTGGCAGGCCTTTTAGTGTGACCGCTAAAATTGTGCATGGGGCTGGGCGTGGTGGAAAAACTTTAGGTTTCCCCACTGCTAATCAATATTTCCCCGAAACTGTGGCTTTACCAGCTGATGGAGTTTATGCAGGATGGATTACCATCACTGATTCTGGGCCAATTGAAGGCACTATGGAGGCTGGAAAACGTTATATGGCGGCAGTTTCAGTAGGAACTAACCCGACTTTCGGAGCTGATCCGCACAGTGTCGAGAGTTTTGTTATTGGCCAAGAGGCTAATCTTTATGGTCATACTGCCACCGTGGAATTTATTGATTTCTTGCGACCGATGACTAAATTCAGTTCCATTGATGAACTTATTGCCACCATTAATTGTGATGTCCAGCAGGCTACAGAGATCCTTAAACGCAGTTCTGACTAA
- a CDS encoding polyribonucleotide nucleotidyltransferase, whose protein sequence is MAKNNVKANHTVDFHVDEDFGVSEAIATLDNGDYGTREIRFETGLLARQAGGSVTTYLDENTMLLSTTTASSKPRENLDFFPLTVDVEERMYAAGRIPGSFFRREGRPSTDAILACRLIDRPLRPTFIKGLRNEVQIVITVLSQEPNEYYDVVAINGASAATQLSGLPVSGPVGGVRMALMVDEKNPKGAWIAFPNAEQHADAIFEMVVAGRLIAGKDDDVAIMMVEAGAGSKVVARVKDGAPAPTEDIVTAGLEAAKPYIATLCKAQATLAKNVGVKKEEYPVFASYTDEILAAVEKKAAKKLVSLLKTEGTQARKEAMDAYLEQLEEKLIDDLDVDDDEEAATRTQIRAAFQTVSKNVVREMILTDHYRIDGRDVTEIRDLGVEVALIPRAHGSALFERGETQILGVTTLDMLKMEQHIDSLSPGDSKRYIHHYNFPPYSTGETGRVGSPKRREIGHGALAERALLPVIPPREEFPYTIRQVSEALSSNGSTSMGSVCASTLSLYNAGVPLAAPVAGIAMGLVSGKVKGKDTYVALTDILGAEDAFGDMDFKVAGTADYITALQLDTKLDGIPSEVLSKALNQARDARLTILDTMNEVINGPDEMNEFAPRITTVSIPMSKIGELIGPKGKTINTITEETGANISIEDDGTVYISAPSGKEAEAAIERVNAIANPQLPTVGERYLGTVVKTVAFGAFVSITPGRDGLIHISNLGGNKRIEKVEDVINVGDNIEVEIADIDNRGKISLVPVTDDKKED, encoded by the coding sequence TTGGCCAAAAATAATGTTAAAGCAAATCACACTGTGGATTTCCACGTTGATGAAGATTTCGGAGTTTCCGAAGCAATTGCCACCCTGGATAATGGGGATTACGGAACTCGCGAAATTCGCTTTGAAACTGGGCTATTAGCCCGTCAGGCTGGGGGGTCTGTAACTACTTATTTGGACGAGAACACGATGTTGTTGTCCACCACCACTGCTTCTTCAAAGCCGCGCGAAAACCTGGACTTCTTCCCGCTGACTGTAGATGTTGAAGAGCGCATGTATGCCGCCGGGCGTATTCCGGGATCCTTCTTCCGTCGTGAAGGTCGTCCTTCGACTGATGCAATCTTGGCTTGTCGTCTTATCGACCGCCCCTTGCGTCCCACTTTCATAAAAGGGCTGCGCAATGAAGTGCAGATCGTAATTACGGTGCTCTCCCAAGAGCCAAATGAATATTACGATGTTGTCGCAATTAACGGCGCATCTGCTGCTACTCAGCTTTCTGGTCTGCCAGTATCTGGTCCCGTTGGTGGCGTACGTATGGCTTTGATGGTTGATGAAAAGAACCCCAAAGGTGCTTGGATTGCTTTCCCTAATGCCGAACAGCATGCCGACGCTATTTTCGAAATGGTAGTTGCCGGGCGCCTAATTGCGGGCAAAGACGATGATGTTGCCATCATGATGGTAGAAGCAGGCGCTGGTTCTAAGGTCGTAGCTCGGGTTAAAGATGGTGCCCCGGCTCCCACCGAAGATATTGTTACTGCTGGTCTAGAGGCTGCGAAGCCTTATATTGCCACCTTGTGTAAAGCACAGGCTACCTTGGCTAAAAATGTTGGAGTAAAGAAGGAAGAATACCCAGTATTTGCTTCCTATACTGATGAAATTCTTGCAGCAGTAGAAAAGAAAGCTGCTAAAAAGCTGGTTTCTTTGCTCAAAACTGAAGGCACTCAGGCCCGCAAAGAGGCCATGGATGCTTATCTAGAGCAGCTTGAAGAAAAACTCATTGATGATCTTGATGTAGACGATGACGAAGAGGCAGCTACTCGCACCCAAATTCGGGCAGCCTTCCAAACTGTTAGCAAAAATGTAGTCCGCGAAATGATCCTCACCGATCATTACCGCATTGACGGCCGCGATGTAACCGAGATCCGAGACCTTGGTGTGGAAGTTGCCTTGATTCCGCGCGCTCACGGTTCAGCTCTCTTTGAACGTGGAGAAACCCAAATTCTTGGGGTAACTACCCTAGATATGTTGAAGATGGAACAGCATATTGATTCGCTGTCTCCAGGAGATTCCAAGCGTTATATTCACCACTACAATTTCCCGCCTTATTCCACTGGCGAAACTGGCCGTGTTGGGTCGCCAAAGCGTCGCGAAATTGGACATGGGGCCCTGGCAGAGCGGGCTTTATTGCCCGTAATTCCGCCGCGTGAAGAATTCCCTTATACCATTCGTCAGGTATCAGAGGCTTTGAGCTCTAATGGTTCTACCTCGATGGGTTCAGTTTGTGCTTCCACGTTGTCTTTGTATAACGCTGGGGTGCCACTTGCTGCTCCGGTTGCTGGTATCGCGATGGGCCTAGTTTCTGGCAAAGTCAAAGGTAAAGACACCTATGTAGCCTTGACTGATATTTTGGGTGCCGAAGATGCCTTTGGGGATATGGACTTCAAGGTTGCCGGTACCGCAGATTACATCACCGCATTGCAACTAGATACCAAATTAGATGGTATTCCTTCAGAAGTTCTCTCTAAGGCCCTTAACCAGGCTCGCGATGCCCGTTTAACCATCTTGGACACGATGAATGAAGTAATCAATGGGCCAGATGAGATGAACGAGTTTGCGCCCCGGATTACCACCGTGAGCATTCCGATGAGCAAGATCGGGGAGTTGATTGGGCCCAAGGGCAAGACCATCAACACCATCACCGAGGAAACCGGTGCCAATATCTCCATTGAAGACGATGGCACCGTCTATATTTCTGCACCTTCAGGCAAGGAAGCTGAAGCTGCTATCGAGCGCGTCAATGCAATTGCTAACCCCCAGTTGCCCACGGTAGGCGAGCGCTACCTAGGCACTGTTGTGAAGACCGTTGCTTTCGGTGCTTTTGTATCTATCACCCCTGGTCGTGATGGCTTGATTCATATCTCTAATCTCGGTGGCAATAAACGCATCGAAAAGGTTGAAGATGTCATCAATGTTGGCGATAATATCGAGGTTGAAATCGCCGATATCGATAATCGCGGCAAGATTTCCTTGGTACCAGTTACTGATGATAAAAAAGAGGATTAA
- the rbfA gene encoding 30S ribosome-binding factor RbfA translates to MADNARAGRMAKRILTLVATALERDIKDPRLETITVTDSRMTGDLHDATIFYTVRGKNIDDRPDYKQAALALESAKGQLRRIVGADLNVRFTPTLSFELDSVPEASANMEALLEIARKRDAELAELRKNAKPAGDPNPYKAD, encoded by the coding sequence ATGGCCGATAATGCCCGCGCAGGCCGCATGGCCAAACGGATTCTCACGTTAGTAGCAACAGCACTGGAACGTGATATCAAAGATCCCCGCCTAGAGACCATCACTGTCACCGATTCCCGCATGACCGGGGATCTCCACGATGCCACCATTTTCTACACCGTACGTGGCAAAAATATTGACGATAGGCCTGACTACAAACAGGCAGCCCTAGCTTTAGAAAGCGCCAAAGGGCAGCTACGCCGCATCGTCGGTGCAGATCTAAACGTACGTTTTACCCCTACTTTAAGTTTCGAATTGGACTCAGTTCCAGAAGCCTCTGCGAATATGGAAGCTTTGCTAGAAATTGCTCGCAAACGCGATGCCGAACTAGCCGAACTGCGTAAAAACGCGAAACCAGCCGGCGATCCCAACCCCTATAAGGCCGACTAG
- the rpsO gene encoding 30S ribosomal protein S15, with the protein MALSTEQKKSILAEYGLHETDTGSPEAQIALLTQRINTLTEHLKFHKHDHHSRRGLLLMVGRRRGLLKYLADTNIDRYRDLIGRLGLRR; encoded by the coding sequence ATGGCTTTGAGCACTGAGCAGAAGAAGTCCATTCTGGCCGAATACGGTCTACACGAGACTGATACCGGTTCCCCCGAGGCCCAGATTGCGCTTCTAACCCAGCGCATCAACACCTTGACCGAGCACCTGAAGTTCCACAAGCATGATCACCACTCTCGTCGTGGTCTGCTATTGATGGTTGGTCGTCGTCGTGGTCTACTCAAGTACCTAGCAGACACCAATATTGATCGTTACCGCGATCTAATTGGCCGTCTTGGCCTGCGTCGATAA
- a CDS encoding nucleoside hydrolase — MRQTKVILDLDTGIDDALALAYTLGSPELELIGITCTFGNVLVADGAQNNLDLLELFQAPDIPVCLGLPHPQAATGFEVLKISEFIHGTNGIGDVELKPSARKLSEISAVDFLVAAAREHGDNLLVVATGPMTNLAAAIAKDPEFAQTQMVIMGGAFGVPGNVNAWSEANISQDPEAANDLLSAANDLVMVGLDVTLQTLLTYEHTAKWRASGSRAGTYLADITDYYIKAYETTAPYLGGCGLHDPLAVGIAVDPSLATLLPHNLKVETSGPTRGRTIGNEKRLNDPIKNTKVAVGVDVQRFLKEFMERIGRVIT; from the coding sequence ATGCGGCAGACAAAAGTAATTTTAGACTTAGATACCGGTATCGACGATGCACTCGCCCTGGCCTATACATTGGGTTCCCCAGAGCTAGAGCTAATCGGAATTACCTGCACTTTCGGTAATGTTTTGGTAGCAGATGGGGCTCAAAATAATCTGGATTTATTAGAACTTTTTCAGGCACCCGATATACCAGTTTGTCTAGGATTGCCGCATCCTCAGGCAGCTACGGGCTTTGAAGTTCTAAAAATATCGGAATTCATCCATGGCACTAATGGTATTGGCGATGTCGAACTTAAGCCTTCTGCCCGCAAGCTTTCAGAAATTAGTGCCGTAGATTTCTTAGTAGCTGCCGCCCGTGAACATGGCGATAACCTCTTGGTGGTAGCTACTGGCCCGATGACTAACCTGGCCGCAGCAATTGCTAAAGATCCAGAATTTGCCCAGACTCAGATGGTGATTATGGGTGGCGCTTTTGGGGTTCCTGGCAATGTGAATGCGTGGTCCGAGGCAAATATTAGTCAGGATCCCGAGGCGGCAAATGATCTCCTATCTGCTGCCAACGACCTAGTAATGGTAGGCCTTGATGTAACGCTACAAACTCTGCTCACCTATGAACACACCGCTAAATGGCGTGCTAGTGGCAGTCGTGCTGGTACTTATCTAGCAGATATTACCGATTATTATATTAAAGCTTATGAAACTACCGCACCTTATCTTGGAGGTTGCGGCTTACATGATCCCTTGGCGGTGGGTATCGCAGTAGATCCGAGCTTGGCAACTTTATTGCCGCATAATCTTAAAGTGGAAACTAGTGGCCCGACCAGAGGGCGTACCATCGGTAATGAAAAGCGTCTAAATGATCCGATAAAAAATACTAAAGTGGCCGTCGGGGTGGATGTGCAGCGGTTCCTAAAAGAATTTATGGAACGCATTGGCCGGGTAATTACCTAA